Proteins found in one Solitalea lacus genomic segment:
- a CDS encoding alpha-L-fucosidase, with translation MRFDRFLISLVASVLTIQAYCQVAIPKPTHLQVNWQKRETTAFIHFTVNTFTDSEWGNGSESPQIFNPEKLDARQWVKALKDAGFRMVILTAKHHDGFCLWPSKYTEHSVKNSPWKNGQGDVVREVTDACREFKVDFGFYLSPWDRHERTYGTPVYNEFYKNQLKELLTNYGEIAEVWFDGAKGKNEKDMQYDFDGYWKMVKELQPKAVIFSDAGPDVRWVGNEKGNAGEICWSSISTDGMMPGVADSKYLNTGDENGKKWIPAETDVSIRPGWFWHAKENDKVRSAKNLVNLYYQSVGRNSLLLLNIPPNNQGLFEESDIKAISDFRTILNETFAANYLKGSVSAKLTDNKLTSYAIFKKNVPVEFSLKKQMTFDRIMLQENIHNGQSIKSGFFEYWDGKEWQLISSFSTIGYKRLLRFPQVTASKIRLTITDAKVENQLELAEVGLYKASSGE, from the coding sequence ATGAGGTTTGATAGATTTTTAATTTCACTCGTTGCTTCAGTATTAACAATCCAAGCCTATTGCCAAGTAGCTATTCCCAAACCAACACATTTACAGGTGAATTGGCAAAAAAGGGAAACAACAGCTTTTATTCATTTTACCGTAAATACCTTTACTGATAGTGAATGGGGAAATGGTTCTGAAAGTCCGCAAATCTTCAATCCTGAAAAATTGGATGCAAGGCAATGGGTTAAGGCTTTGAAAGATGCCGGATTTAGAATGGTCATTCTAACGGCCAAGCACCATGATGGTTTTTGTTTATGGCCTTCAAAATATACGGAACATTCAGTAAAGAATAGTCCCTGGAAAAATGGTCAAGGGGATGTGGTAAGAGAGGTGACAGATGCATGCAGGGAATTTAAGGTGGATTTTGGCTTCTACCTTTCTCCATGGGATAGACATGAGAGGACATATGGTACTCCTGTGTACAATGAATTTTATAAAAATCAGCTTAAAGAATTATTGACTAATTATGGGGAGATAGCCGAGGTATGGTTTGATGGGGCAAAGGGTAAAAACGAAAAGGACATGCAATATGATTTTGACGGTTATTGGAAAATGGTCAAAGAACTGCAGCCTAAAGCCGTTATTTTTTCCGATGCAGGGCCTGATGTAAGATGGGTTGGTAATGAAAAAGGCAATGCCGGAGAAATATGTTGGTCATCTATTTCAACTGATGGCATGATGCCTGGTGTAGCAGACTCTAAATACCTAAATACAGGCGATGAGAATGGCAAAAAATGGATTCCTGCAGAAACAGATGTTAGCATTAGACCGGGATGGTTTTGGCATGCCAAGGAAAATGATAAAGTTCGAAGTGCTAAGAATCTTGTGAATCTTTATTATCAATCAGTAGGGCGCAATAGTTTACTGTTGCTTAATATTCCACCCAATAACCAAGGTTTATTTGAAGAGTCGGATATTAAAGCTATCTCTGATTTTCGAACGATTTTAAATGAAACCTTTGCTGCAAACTACTTAAAAGGCTCTGTTTCAGCGAAACTTACTGACAATAAGTTAACCTCTTATGCAATTTTTAAGAAAAATGTGCCTGTGGAGTTTAGTTTGAAAAAGCAAATGACTTTTGATCGCATTATGCTCCAGGAGAACATTCATAACGGACAGAGTATAAAATCTGGATTTTTTGAATACTGGGATGGAAAGGAATGGCAATTAATCAGCTCTTTCAGTACAATAGGGTATAAACGTTTGCTTCGCTTTCCTCAGGTTACTGCAAGTAAAATTAGGCTAACAATAACTGATGCTAAAGTTGAAAATCAGCTTGAATTGGCGGAAGTTGGACTTTATAAGGCATCCTCAGGAGAATAG
- a CDS encoding sulfatase has translation MILKYFRSLILLVIITLPVMAQKQKSSRPNIIYMMSDDHGYQAISAYGHGLNQTPNIDKLGEQGMLFNRAYVTNSICGPSRAVMLTGKHSHVNGFMDNHSTFDGNQQTVAKLMHDAGYQTAVVGKWHLISDPQGFDYWNIVPAQGDYYNPDFIENGVHKRIPGYVTNVTTDIAINWLEKRDKNKPFFLIYQQKAPHRNWMPEEKYYHLFDSVQFKIPDNYFDNYATRTKAAREQEMEIATDMHYAYDLKLAFDLPKEKQTGLGANWQGIYNRLTVEEKKKWEAAYGPSIEAFNKANLTGKELAIWKYQRYMRDYLRCVQSVDDNVGRLMDYLNANGLDENTIVIYTSDQGFYLGEHGWFDKRFMYEESFRTPLIVKWPGVTNKKLATNTMVQNLDFAETILDMAGLPIPSDMQGKSFVPLLKGTQKGNLHDALYYHFYENKEHKVAKHIGARTDRFKLIYFYENNEWELYDLKNDKSEMNNVYNDPSYKKVQLMMKNTLVDLMKQYNDQVPALTTDKK, from the coding sequence ATGATTTTAAAATATTTTCGATCATTGATATTACTGGTCATCATTACATTACCGGTAATGGCACAAAAGCAAAAAAGCTCACGACCTAACATCATTTATATGATGAGTGATGATCATGGATATCAAGCCATCAGTGCTTACGGTCATGGTTTAAATCAAACTCCCAATATTGATAAGCTGGGTGAGCAGGGTATGTTATTTAACCGGGCTTATGTTACAAACTCAATTTGTGGTCCAAGTCGCGCGGTTATGTTAACGGGTAAGCATAGCCATGTTAATGGATTTATGGATAACCATAGCACATTTGATGGTAATCAGCAAACAGTTGCTAAGCTAATGCATGATGCAGGCTATCAGACAGCAGTGGTTGGTAAATGGCACTTGATTTCTGATCCACAAGGCTTTGATTACTGGAATATCGTGCCTGCCCAGGGAGATTATTATAATCCTGACTTTATTGAAAATGGTGTTCACAAGCGGATACCGGGCTATGTAACCAATGTTACTACAGATATAGCTATTAACTGGCTCGAGAAGAGAGATAAGAATAAGCCTTTTTTCCTGATCTATCAGCAAAAAGCTCCTCATCGCAATTGGATGCCAGAGGAAAAGTACTACCATTTGTTTGATAGCGTTCAGTTCAAAATACCTGATAATTACTTTGACAATTATGCAACTCGAACAAAGGCGGCAAGGGAGCAAGAAATGGAAATTGCAACAGATATGCATTATGCGTACGATCTGAAGCTTGCCTTTGATTTACCAAAAGAAAAACAGACGGGCTTGGGTGCTAATTGGCAAGGCATTTATAACAGGCTTACTGTCGAAGAAAAGAAAAAATGGGAAGCTGCTTACGGTCCGTCAATTGAGGCTTTCAATAAAGCAAATCTTACAGGCAAAGAACTAGCTATTTGGAAATATCAGCGGTATATGAGGGATTATTTGCGTTGTGTGCAAAGTGTAGATGACAATGTAGGTAGGTTGATGGATTATCTGAATGCTAATGGTTTAGATGAGAATACGATTGTTATTTATACGTCGGATCAAGGTTTTTACCTTGGTGAGCATGGTTGGTTTGACAAACGTTTTATGTATGAAGAGTCCTTTAGGACGCCCCTGATAGTTAAATGGCCAGGTGTTACCAATAAAAAGCTGGCCACAAACACCATGGTGCAGAATCTTGACTTTGCAGAAACTATTTTAGACATGGCGGGACTTCCAATCCCATCAGATATGCAAGGAAAAAGCTTTGTGCCTTTGCTTAAGGGAACTCAAAAAGGAAATTTGCACGACGCTTTATACTATCATTTCTATGAAAATAAAGAGCACAAGGTTGCTAAGCATATAGGGGCACGAACTGATCGTTTTAAATTGATTTACTTTTATGAAAACAATGAATGGGAGTTGTATGATTTGAAGAACGATAAGAGTGAGATGAATAATGTATATAACGATCCTTCCTATAAAAAGGTTCAATTGATGATGAAAAACACGTTGGTTGATTTAATGAAGCAGTACAATGATCAAGTACCAGCTTTAACTACTGATAAGAAATAA
- a CDS encoding IS110 family transposase produces MQPQVNQLDFSGQNIYVGFDVHLKSWQVTVMTELLTHKTFSQPPKPEVLHQYLRQNFPGGTYHSAYEAGFCGYWIHNRLEALGIHSIVVNPADIPTTDKEKVQKEDSRDSRKIAHSLRSGALIPIYVPSSKTLEDRCLVRTRSILTKDLARYKNRVKSFLYFHGIELPAPFTKKQSHWSKPFVDWLESIAMAEQSSKTALQAMILEAKHLRASVLQLTRHLLELSKTGTYQEAIALLRSIPGIGLLTAMTLLTELETINRFKNTDQLCSFIGLIPSTHSSGEKELAGTITRRGHSVLRSALIESAWVAARLDPALTKSFHEYCRRMEPNKAIVRIARKLLNRIRYVLINKQEYECAVVK; encoded by the coding sequence ATGCAACCACAAGTTAATCAATTAGATTTTAGCGGTCAAAACATTTATGTTGGTTTTGACGTGCACTTAAAAAGCTGGCAGGTTACCGTTATGACTGAACTGCTCACCCATAAAACCTTTTCGCAGCCACCTAAACCCGAAGTATTACACCAGTATCTCCGGCAGAATTTCCCCGGCGGCACCTATCATTCCGCCTACGAAGCAGGCTTCTGCGGCTACTGGATCCATAACCGCTTGGAGGCTCTGGGCATTCACTCCATCGTGGTCAATCCTGCCGATATTCCCACCACCGATAAAGAAAAAGTGCAAAAAGAGGATTCCAGGGATAGCCGTAAAATCGCACACTCATTAAGAAGTGGCGCCTTAATCCCGATTTATGTTCCTTCCAGTAAAACCCTAGAGGACCGTTGTTTAGTTCGCACCCGGTCCATACTGACCAAGGACCTTGCCCGGTATAAAAACCGGGTAAAATCGTTCCTGTACTTTCATGGCATTGAACTACCTGCGCCCTTCACCAAAAAACAGTCCCACTGGTCGAAACCTTTTGTTGATTGGCTGGAAAGCATCGCTATGGCTGAGCAGAGTAGTAAAACGGCCCTGCAGGCCATGATTTTAGAAGCGAAACATTTGAGAGCCTCTGTATTGCAACTCACCCGGCATTTACTAGAGCTATCAAAAACAGGTACTTACCAGGAAGCCATCGCTTTACTGCGAAGTATCCCTGGCATCGGATTATTAACGGCCATGACCTTATTAACCGAGCTGGAGACGATTAACCGGTTTAAAAACACGGATCAACTCTGCAGTTTTATAGGACTCATCCCCTCGACGCATTCAAGTGGGGAAAAAGAACTAGCCGGTACTATCACCCGACGGGGGCATAGCGTGCTGCGCAGCGCCCTGATTGAAAGTGCATGGGTAGCCGCACGCCTGGATCCGGCACTGACTAAAAGTTTTCATGAGTATTGCCGGCGAATGGAACCGAATAAGGCCATCGTAAGAATAGCCCGGAAATTACTCAACAGAATCAGGTATGTATTAATAAACAAACAAGAATATGAGTGTGCAGTGGTTAAATAA
- a CDS encoding AraC family transcriptional regulator, translating to MYMEENRRKDGFVGEKQINIPTGALNTHIVNVPFKNALYITHIGYFPNANFHYRKREQGCEDYILIYCLDGRGHYETPKGSFTLEYNQFILLPPDQFHSYWADLENPWTICWVHLNGSMLNEMNGNFKLEQFESPTALPYNNQILELWNEMYSSLSEGYTEENLVYANLCLYRFVSFFLFPSRVSKLQVEHKREDQLEKSISFMKANIHKRLTVDELAKEFNYSPSHYATLFKQKEGLSPIDYFIRIKIRYACQLLSNGNLIVKEVAEKIGYDDPYYFSRIFKKVTGKSPQEYKIINLKNSLAFSGRTEELATAI from the coding sequence ATGTATATGGAAGAAAATAGAAGGAAAGATGGTTTTGTTGGCGAAAAGCAAATCAACATACCTACAGGTGCATTAAATACTCATATAGTTAATGTTCCTTTTAAAAATGCCCTTTACATTACGCATATAGGATACTTCCCTAATGCAAATTTCCATTATCGTAAAAGGGAACAGGGTTGTGAAGACTATATTTTAATCTATTGTTTGGATGGTAGAGGTCACTATGAAACCCCTAAAGGCAGTTTTACATTAGAATACAACCAATTTATACTGTTACCTCCAGATCAATTTCATTCCTACTGGGCCGATTTAGAAAACCCTTGGACAATCTGTTGGGTACATCTAAACGGTAGTATGCTTAATGAAATGAATGGAAACTTCAAGTTGGAACAATTTGAATCTCCAACAGCTTTACCATACAACAATCAAATTTTGGAATTGTGGAATGAAATGTATTCCAGTTTATCGGAGGGGTATACCGAAGAGAACTTAGTATATGCCAACCTTTGTTTATATCGCTTCGTTTCATTTTTCTTATTCCCTAGCAGAGTATCTAAGTTGCAAGTAGAGCATAAGAGAGAGGATCAATTGGAGAAATCCATTTCATTTATGAAAGCTAATATTCATAAACGTCTTACGGTGGATGAGTTAGCTAAAGAATTCAATTACTCTCCTTCACATTATGCAACCTTGTTTAAGCAGAAAGAGGGATTGTCTCCTATAGATTACTTTATCAGGATTAAAATCAGATATGCTTGTCAATTGCTATCAAATGGTAATCTAATTGTAAAAGAGGTGGCTGAGAAGATTGGATATGACGATCCTTATTACTTTTCAAGAATCTTCAAAAAGGTAACCGGTAAATCTCCGCAGGAATACAAGATAATTAATCTAAAAAACAGTTTGGCCTTTTCAGGCAGAACTGAAGAACTAGCTACTGCAATTTAA
- a CDS encoding tetratricopeptide repeat protein has translation METKGLRFIAIACMLLMNFNSYGQSINIDSLKALLNQTNDTEERFKITYQLSKATLRTDPLLSLEYSEESVRLATRIKSDSLLNKANLGLATVYFQLENYPRTLQLCYSVIQNSQKTPDESTLFTAYNILGNIYLIQGDLKVAILNFNKALEYLSPKTERFIERKAGVLNNIGGTYKEMKEYDKAIFYLKEALRLSKQINDQENIANILNNQGQIYQHQGKNELALNNFLDAMELRKKTNNKIGIITSNFRLGVFYYEINDPKAAESYFKEAISLAKNIGSMQIVGNASNYLYELYKDQGRFKEAFEALESYKTATDSVYNEKRTRKIAQLEMQFEFDRKQNEIQAKQRVKDLYYWLGAVTLVLSFIIIALLYFLQRNKARRSKLEQAHLVLEKKSLEKDIEIKDKELATNILHLMQKNELIDNISEKLLEIKQNVGSESQLAVQRIVTDLQSNLQPELLQEFEYRFQQVHEEFYISLNEKFPNLSPSERRLCAFLKLNMTTKEISAITHQSTKTIEIARTRLRKKLNLTGTDQNLVNFLAKLN, from the coding sequence ATGGAAACGAAAGGATTAAGATTCATTGCAATAGCATGTATGCTATTAATGAATTTTAATTCCTATGGGCAATCAATAAACATCGATAGTTTAAAAGCGTTATTAAATCAAACTAATGATACTGAAGAACGCTTTAAAATCACCTATCAGCTTTCAAAAGCAACTCTAAGAACCGATCCTCTCCTATCTCTAGAGTACTCAGAAGAATCCGTTCGATTAGCGACCCGTATTAAATCAGATTCCTTACTGAATAAAGCTAATCTGGGTTTGGCTACAGTCTATTTTCAATTAGAAAATTACCCACGGACTTTACAATTATGCTATAGTGTTATTCAGAACTCACAAAAAACTCCTGATGAAAGCACTCTTTTTACTGCCTACAACATTTTAGGAAATATCTATTTAATACAAGGTGATTTAAAAGTTGCCATTTTAAATTTTAATAAAGCTCTTGAATATTTAAGTCCTAAAACAGAACGATTCATTGAACGAAAAGCAGGTGTGCTAAATAACATTGGTGGCACTTATAAAGAAATGAAGGAGTATGATAAGGCAATTTTTTACCTGAAAGAAGCACTAAGACTAAGTAAGCAGATAAATGATCAGGAAAATATTGCCAATATCTTAAATAACCAGGGTCAAATCTACCAGCATCAAGGTAAAAATGAGTTAGCTCTCAATAATTTTCTTGACGCAATGGAGCTTAGAAAAAAGACCAACAATAAAATTGGTATTATTACATCTAACTTCAGGCTCGGAGTATTTTATTATGAAATAAATGATCCAAAAGCTGCTGAAAGTTATTTCAAAGAAGCCATTAGCTTGGCAAAGAACATAGGCTCAATGCAAATTGTTGGCAATGCTTCAAACTACCTTTATGAATTATATAAAGATCAAGGGAGATTTAAAGAAGCCTTTGAGGCACTTGAATCGTACAAAACTGCAACAGATAGTGTGTATAATGAAAAACGTACACGTAAAATTGCGCAACTGGAGATGCAATTTGAGTTTGATCGTAAACAAAATGAAATTCAAGCCAAGCAACGTGTAAAAGACCTTTACTACTGGCTTGGGGCAGTTACCCTTGTGCTTTCGTTTATAATTATTGCCCTTCTCTACTTTTTGCAAAGAAATAAGGCCCGCAGGTCAAAACTCGAACAAGCGCATTTAGTACTTGAGAAGAAAAGTTTAGAAAAAGATATCGAAATAAAAGATAAAGAGCTAGCTACTAACATTTTGCACTTAATGCAAAAGAATGAACTCATTGATAATATCTCTGAGAAATTACTCGAGATTAAACAAAACGTTGGCAGTGAATCTCAATTGGCAGTTCAAAGGATAGTAACGGATCTACAGTCCAATCTACAACCTGAGCTCTTACAAGAGTTTGAATATAGATTTCAGCAAGTACATGAAGAATTCTATATCAGTCTCAATGAGAAGTTCCCTAACCTTAGTCCAAGCGAACGCAGACTATGTGCTTTTTTAAAGCTAAATATGACAACTAAGGAAATATCAGCGATAACTCATCAAAGCACTAAAACAATTGAAATTGCCCGAACACGTTTGCGCAAAAAATTAAATTTAACAGGCACCGACCAAAATCTTGTTAATTTTTTAGCAAAGTTGAACTAA
- a CDS encoding tetratricopeptide repeat protein encodes MFLVAFLLPQLANAQSNPTTDSLIQLLNRTKSTKEKLPITLQLSEELYKSNSTLALKYAFESERLAKKLHSDSLLNKAYINQGTAYLHLGNHPSALNLFFKAIHGAQKNGDSHTLFAAYDNLAILYYYQKDMDNALKYLFAALDQYARKKPMSNFQIERKIYVLNNIGIVYDETKQYKKSAQYFNKALALAKQMNDHEIIANVLTNQADLYNNQGKSELALKQYEEALAIRRKNNNKWGLSKSYLSIGQFYLTNKNYDKAESYIKEAIELGKEAKYWQNVDVASSKLFNLYKLKGDYKNALTALELNKKVNDTLFNQERIRKITQLEMQFEFDRKQADFLTKQKERNIYYWLASIALSLSLVIVTLLFYLQKNRTRKLRLEQENLTQEKSKLEKDVELKEKELANKLLHITQNKEFIDDISTKLIGIKQKIEIEAQSSVQKIISDLQANLQPDLLQEFELRFHQVHDEFFNTLNKKFPDLTPSERKLCAFLKLNMSTKEISTITHQSTKSIEIARTRLRKKLNLTGSDQNLVDFLTQLDV; translated from the coding sequence TTGTTTTTAGTTGCGTTCTTATTACCACAGCTTGCTAATGCACAATCAAATCCCACCACCGACAGCCTAATTCAACTCCTAAACAGAACAAAATCAACTAAGGAGAAGCTCCCCATAACACTACAACTTTCTGAAGAGCTTTATAAAAGTAATTCCACTTTAGCCCTTAAGTATGCTTTTGAATCTGAGCGCCTGGCAAAGAAGCTACATTCAGATTCATTACTAAATAAGGCTTATATTAACCAGGGTACTGCTTATTTGCATTTAGGCAACCATCCAAGTGCTCTCAATCTTTTTTTTAAAGCCATTCACGGAGCTCAAAAAAATGGTGATTCTCACACTTTATTTGCAGCGTATGATAACCTCGCCATTCTCTATTATTACCAAAAGGACATGGATAATGCCCTGAAATATTTATTTGCAGCACTTGATCAATACGCCCGTAAAAAACCTATGAGCAATTTTCAAATTGAACGTAAGATTTATGTGCTTAACAACATTGGAATTGTTTATGACGAAACCAAGCAATATAAAAAATCAGCCCAATACTTTAATAAAGCGCTTGCTTTGGCCAAACAAATGAATGATCATGAAATTATTGCCAACGTTCTCACCAATCAAGCTGATTTGTACAATAACCAAGGGAAATCAGAATTAGCTCTCAAACAATATGAGGAAGCCTTGGCCATAAGGAGGAAAAACAATAACAAATGGGGCCTTAGTAAATCTTACCTAAGTATTGGCCAATTTTATTTGACCAACAAGAATTACGATAAAGCTGAATCCTACATAAAGGAAGCCATTGAACTAGGAAAGGAAGCCAAGTATTGGCAAAATGTAGATGTAGCTTCATCAAAACTCTTTAATTTATATAAACTAAAAGGTGATTATAAAAATGCATTAACTGCTCTTGAGTTAAATAAAAAGGTGAATGATACACTGTTTAACCAGGAACGAATACGTAAAATAACCCAATTGGAAATGCAGTTTGAATTTGATCGCAAACAAGCTGATTTTTTAACCAAACAAAAAGAAAGAAACATCTATTATTGGTTGGCGTCAATTGCACTTAGTCTCTCCCTGGTTATAGTAACATTGTTATTTTATTTACAGAAAAACAGAACGCGAAAATTAAGGCTTGAACAAGAAAATTTAACGCAGGAAAAATCAAAACTTGAGAAAGATGTTGAGTTAAAGGAGAAAGAGCTCGCCAACAAACTATTGCACATAACTCAAAATAAAGAATTTATTGATGATATCTCTACCAAACTTATTGGCATTAAGCAGAAAATAGAGATAGAAGCACAATCCTCGGTGCAAAAAATCATTTCTGATCTTCAAGCCAATCTTCAACCTGACTTATTGCAAGAATTCGAATTGAGATTCCACCAGGTTCATGATGAATTTTTCAATACGTTAAATAAGAAATTCCCTGATTTAACTCCAAGTGAGCGTAAACTATGTGCATTTCTAAAATTGAATATGTCCACAAAAGAGATTTCAACCATTACTCATCAAAGTACTAAGTCAATTGAAATTGCCAGAACTCGTTTACGCAAGAAATTGAATCTTACCGGCTCTGACCAAAATCTAGTAGATTTCTTAACGCAATTAGATGTGTAA
- a CDS encoding heme exporter protein CcmB has product MTLFSQVQTLLLKELVLEWRSKYAINGIFLYIAATVFICYQSFKKVDPITWNALFWIIMLFAAINAVAKSFMNESKGRQLYYYTLVSPQAIIISKIIYNFLLMIVLSSIALFFYNVVFDNPVGDFPLYLLSVLIGSLSFATSFTMISAIASKAGNNATLMAVLSFPVVIPVLMAIIKLSKNAMDGLDRSVSVDEIILLMGINVIITVTSLLLFPYLWRE; this is encoded by the coding sequence ATGACTTTATTTTCACAAGTTCAAACATTGCTGCTGAAAGAATTAGTGCTGGAGTGGCGCTCGAAGTATGCAATTAACGGAATATTTCTTTATATAGCCGCCACTGTTTTTATCTGTTACCAATCATTTAAAAAAGTTGATCCGATAACCTGGAATGCCTTGTTTTGGATAATTATGCTATTTGCCGCCATTAATGCAGTTGCAAAAAGCTTTATGAACGAAAGCAAGGGGCGGCAATTGTACTATTACACTTTGGTTAGCCCACAGGCAATTATAATCTCAAAGATTATTTACAACTTTTTGTTAATGATCGTTTTATCATCCATAGCACTGTTTTTTTACAATGTAGTGTTTGATAATCCGGTAGGAGATTTTCCATTGTACTTGTTGAGTGTACTTATTGGCAGTTTAAGTTTTGCTACTTCATTCACTATGATTTCTGCAATTGCCTCCAAGGCTGGTAATAATGCAACGTTAATGGCAGTATTGAGCTTTCCAGTGGTGATCCCTGTGTTAATGGCTATTATAAAATTGTCAAAAAATGCAATGGACGGCCTTGATCGTTCCGTAAGTGTTGATGAAATTATTCTACTAATGGGTATCAATGTTATCATTACGGTTACTTCTTTACTGCTCTTTCCTTATCTTTGGCGAGAATAA
- the ccsA gene encoding cytochrome c biogenesis protein CcsA, translated as MMKNWWKLLAVVLIFYSLISGLLIKVPQLAILHESIRNLYFHVPMWFTMIMLFLASVVYSIKYLQSGKEHDDLKAVEFVNTGVLFGVLGLLTGSLWAKFTWGTWWTPDPKLNSALIAILIYFAYLVLRGSLDEEQKRARIGAVYNIFAFPVMIVLIFVLPRMTDSLHPGNGGNPGFNRYDLDSNMRIVFYPACLGWILAGFWIAQLRFRIRTLQNHFLSK; from the coding sequence ATTATGAAGAATTGGTGGAAACTACTTGCAGTAGTGTTAATTTTTTACTCATTAATTAGCGGTTTACTTATTAAAGTCCCGCAATTGGCCATTTTGCACGAAAGCATAAGGAATCTATATTTTCACGTGCCGATGTGGTTTACAATGATCATGTTGTTTTTGGCCTCGGTTGTTTACAGCATAAAATATTTACAGAGTGGTAAGGAGCATGACGATCTGAAAGCAGTTGAGTTTGTGAATACCGGAGTGCTTTTTGGTGTATTGGGTTTACTTACCGGATCGTTATGGGCAAAGTTTACTTGGGGTACGTGGTGGACTCCCGATCCTAAACTCAATTCGGCTTTAATTGCCATTTTAATTTATTTTGCTTACTTGGTACTCAGAGGTTCATTGGACGAGGAACAAAAGCGTGCCCGTATCGGAGCAGTTTATAATATCTTTGCTTTTCCGGTAATGATTGTACTTATCTTCGTATTGCCTCGTATGACCGATTCTTTGCATCCGGGCAATGGAGGCAATCCAGGGTTTAATAGATATGACCTGGACTCAAATATGCGCATTGTGTTTTATCCGGCTTGTTTAGGTTGGATTTTAGCAGGCTTTTGGATTGCGCAATTGCGTTTTAGAATCAGAACATTGCAAAATCATTTTTTATCAAAATAA
- a CDS encoding CcmD family protein, with product MKKYVLSLVLMLISFITFAQGNTGIEMADELRRSGKIYIVVGVLAIIFIGIVVYLYTMDKKITKLEEEQRRLSK from the coding sequence ATGAAAAAATACGTATTGAGCTTGGTTTTAATGTTGATTTCGTTCATCACTTTTGCTCAGGGTAATACCGGCATTGAAATGGCTGACGAATTACGCAGGTCAGGGAAGATTTATATCGTTGTTGGGGTTTTAGCAATCATCTTTATTGGTATTGTTGTTTACCTGTATACAATGGATAAAAAAATTACCAAGCTTGAAGAAGAGCAACGCCGCCTAAGTAAATAA